Proteins encoded together in one Penicillium digitatum chromosome 1, complete sequence window:
- a CDS encoding Diacylglycerol kinase, catalytic domain, with translation MSYPLAVDKFDKILKHTSHAGVECSLDFNNILCVVSNPPGFSVLFFEKTELDGPKSEDFSLRKIEIESLPAALAPFLTKIPSHLRSEDEPPIVQVVVSTGSGTGKAKTVFEDVVRPLFTYIGLENYEPYETESAQTIIELAQSKFLERAHDGVPQTIILLSGDGGLVDILEIFYKSKMTIGVSPNIVLIPCGTGNAMASSIGLRSGPVPGLSTLLRGSPSSIPVFAARFSPGSRLVIDEGRQRAEVNPDAQHTLYGAVVASWGLHAALVADSDTSEYRKFGVDRFKMAAQELLNPSDGTPPHQFKGKITLTTSNGPNKARAQEAVEGLEHMYALATLVPRLEKDFLISPDSVPLDGQMRFIRFGPMSAEDAMQLMTLAYQGGQHVIEDTVTYANIEQVRIDFKEDEEKWRRVCIDGKIVSVERDGWVEIRKEPSRLLNLIN, from the coding sequence ATGTCGTATCCCTTGGCGGTCGATAAATTTGATAAAATCCTGAAACACACATCTCACGCAGGCGTTGAGTGTTCCCTTGACTTCAATAATATTCTCTGCGTGGTGTCCAATCCACCCGGGTTTAGTGTGTTGTTCTTCGAGAAAACCGAACTGGATGGCCCCAAATCCGAGGACTTTTCCCTAAGAAAGATCGAGATCGAGTCCCTGCCTGCTGCGCTGGCTCCGTTTCTGACCAAGATTCCAAGCCATCTTCGATCTGAAGACGAGCCACCTATCGTGCAGGTGGTGGTATCTACTGGATCCGGAACGGGGAAAGCAAAGACTGTCTTTGAAGATGTTGTGCGGCCCCTTTTTACATATATTGGGCTAGAGAATTATGAGCCCTACGAAACAGAGTCGGCACAAACTATTATCGAGCTCGCACAATCGAAGTTCCTGGAGCGGGCGCATGATGGCGTTCCTCAGACCATCATCCTTCTTTCGGGCGACGGGGGCCTCGTCGACATTCTCGAAATCTTCTACAAATCCAAGATGACAATTGGTGTATCCCCGAATATTGTGTTGATTCCATGTGGGACAGGGAATGCCATGGCAAGTTCCATTGGATTACGATCTGGTCCGGTGCCGGGTCTTTCAACACTACTTCGAGGCAGCCCATCTTCCATACCGGTCTTTGCTGCTAGATTTTCACCTGGCAGTCGGTTAGTCATCGATGAAGGTCGCCAGCGAGCCGAAGTCAACCCCGATGCCCAACACACATTATACGGGGCCGTTGTTGCGAGCTGGGGGCTCCATGCTGCTTTAGTTGCAGACAGCGACACATCCGAGTATCGCAAATTTGGAGTCGATCGTTTCAAGATGGCCGCACAAGAGCTACTGAATCCCTCGGATGGCACCCCGCCTCACCAATTCAAAGGCAAAATCACATTAACTACCTCGAATGGCCCGAACAAGGCACGAGCCCAAGAAGCAGTGGAGGGGCTAGAGCACATGTATGCACTTGCTACCCTCGTTCCACGACTTGAAaaggatttcttgatttcccCAGACTCGGTGCCCCTGGATGGACAGATGAGGTTTATCCGCTTCGGTCCCATGTCGGCGGAAGACGCGATGCAGTTGATGACTTTGGCCTATCAGGGCGGTCAACATGTGATAGAAGATACGGTAACCTATGCCAACATCGAGCAGGTTCGAATCGATTTtaaagaagatgaggagaagTGGCGACGCGTCTGTATTGATGGAAAGATCGTCAGCGTCGAAAGAGATGGTTGGGTGGAGATTCGTAAAGAACCTAGCCGTTTGCTGAATTTGATCAATTAG
- a CDS encoding Actin cytoskeleton organization and biogenesis protein, putative — protein sequence MDDAAEHSNGSFANAEPLRAAEPSLSSPLLDTDSDNNDLTPTGPVLESTLVSPRSASHAKSIQTQSGKADSGFDPRSTILMGQSTRSLSHATRRFSGSTAASTTASSISEVESGSLKPWRIGVCALDVKARSKPSQNILTRLQSKGEFEVIVFGDKVILDEAVENWPVCDFLVAFFSDGFPLDKAIAYAKLRKPLCVNDLPMQKVLWDRRLCLRILDHMGVPTPKRIEVNRDGGPVLESPELGQHIYRLTGVKLEGPESGIGGGAPQTQSVSMSEDGEALIVDGKVFKKPFVEKPVNGEDHNIHIYFPNDQQYGGGGRRLFRKVGNKSSEYDPNLTVPRSVTEKDASYLYEQFLRVDNAEDVKAYTVGPDFCHAETRKSPVVDGLVRRNTHGKEIRYITKLGKEEATIASKISNGFGQRICGFDMLRVGDKSYVIDVNGWSFVKDNNDYYDKCANILRDIFLEERRKCEGISESSEPPSPDIGSCRRSTAGSHRQSLKTLLKSPSTSRLYGQSPKTAEPPESCTPSVASSGIESADIGAALSKLNSREAYSTSRGYTSSNTKSPALSVQYAGDEALPPLPASKHSWKLKGMVAVIRHADRTPKQKFKFTFHSQPFVDLLKGHQNEVVIKGEAALSSVSDAVKLAMEKGLEDMEKLKLLRTSLEKKGGWPGTKVQIKPMFRKRKPEEMGEQGPLKSSTPLPEAKPSEEPPAPASMPTEGEGLMAEDEDLRRSQTRSDSISDATFSRFSAAENDLILDKLQLVIKWGGEPTHAARYQSQDLGLNMRDDLKLMNKEALNNVRVFTSSERRVSTSAQIWACSFLDQKDIPEDLIKVRKDLLDDSNAAKDVMDQVKKKLKLLLREGSAPSQFAWPKDKNIPEPSVVLARVVELMKFHRAVMRDNFEKLDNAPHVFQAQSNDSEAPSQLASMNPPDISSIQGRWCAGEDPRLFKERWEKLFAEFCDTEKVDPSKLSELYDSMKFDALHNRQFLEWVFMPQGSPRDQDEEQKSNSAQKADASAEGKLGQDAGNDKSEERIETQTFAHRFGLKKRILTLESLPHLRALDDSYDHYFKLFPGSQSSKCKMDERLKKLRELYKLAKVLFDYVTPQEYGITDSEKLEIGLLTSLPLLQEIVRDLEEVQASDDARSFFYFTKESHIYTLLNCILEGGIQTKIARSAIPELDYLSQICFELYEARDSESDSYSYSIRISVSPGCHAFDPLDVQLDSRHSIGCTPRRSLTAHQDWKEVIETLKAKFNTVQLPKTFIAVNLSDKHSSHSENSPSPPS from the exons ATGGATGATGCCGCTGAGCACAGCAACGGCTCTTTTGCCAATGCTGAACCCTTGAGAGCTGCAGAACCCAGCCTCTCGTCTCCTTTACTTGATACGGACTCCGATAACAACGACTTGACACCCACAGGGCCCGTCCTCGAATCTACATTGGTGTCACCTAGGTCTGCATCGCACGCAAAGTCGATCCAAACCCAATCTGGAAAGGCTGATTCAGGATTTGACCCTCGCTCCACCATTCTAATGGGACAATCCACACGCTCTTTAAGCCACGCAACTAGAAGGTTCAGCGGAAGTACCGCCGCCAGCACCACTGCGAGTTCGATCAGCGAGGTGGAATCCGGCTCCCTGAAACCGTGGAGGATCGGAGTCTGTGCCTTGGATGTGAAAGCACGCAGCAAACCAAGCCAGAATATCTTGACTCGACTCCAATCAAAAGGCGAATTTGAGGTGATCGTTTTCGGAGACAAGGTCATTCTCGATGAAGCAGTGGAAAATTGGCCCGTGTGTGACTTCTTGGTTGCTTTCTTCTCCGATGGATTCCCCTTGGACAAAGCCATTGCGTATGCTAAACTTCGCAAACCGCTCTGTGTTAATGACCTGCCTATGCAAAAGGTCTTGTGGGATAGGCGGCTCTGCCTGAGGATTCTGGATCATATGGGTGTTCCCACCCCGAAGCGGATAGAGGTCAACCGCGATGGTGGCCCGGTTCTAGAATCGCCAGAACTAGGCCAGCATATCTACCGCCTGACTGGTGTGAAGCTGGAAGGTCCAGAGAGCGGAATTGGTGGGGGTGCCCCTCAAACCCAGAGTGTCTCAATGTCTGAAGATGGCGAGGCCTTGATTGTTGACGGCAAAGTCTTCAAAAAGCCCTTTGTTGAAAAGCCTGTCAATGGCGAGGACCATAACATTCACATCTACTTCCCCAACGACCAACAGTACGGCGGCGGTGGAAGAAGACTGTTCCGCAAGGTCGGCAACAAAAGCTCGGAATACGACCCCAATCTGACTGTTCCAAGATCCGTCACCGAGAAGGATGCAAGCTATCTGTACGAACAGTTCCTTAGGGTTGACAATGCAGAAGATGTCAAAGCCTACACCGTCGGGCCAGACTTTTGTCACGCAGAGACGCGCAAATCTCCCGTAGTCGACGGTCTCGTTCGGCGCAATACCCACGGAAAGGAAATACGATACATTACGAAGCTTGGCAAGGAGGAGGCCACAATTGCATCAAAGATCTCAAATGGATTTGGTCAAAGAATTTGTGGTTTTGACATGCTCCGCGTGGGGGATAAAAGCTACGTCATTGACGTCAACGGCTGGAGCTTCGTCAAGGACAACAATGATTATTACGATAAATGTGCCAACATTCTCAGGGATATTTTCCTGGAAGAAAGACGCAAATGTGAGGGGATATCAGAATCTTCCGAGCCGCCATCACCGGACATAGGCTCATGCAGAAGGAGCACGGCAGGATCTCATCGTCAATCCCTCAAGACATTACTGAAGTCTCCTAGCACTTCCAGGCTTTACGGCCAAAGTCCAAAAACTGCCGAGCCCCCAGAGTCATGCACTCCATCAGTAGCGTCATCTGGGATAGAGAGTGCCGATATTGGCGCTGCTCTCAGCAAGTTAAATTCCCGAGAAGCCTACTCTACTTCTCGTGGCTATACCTCCTCTAACACGAAATCTCCGGCTCTTTCGGTGCAATACGCTGGCGACGAAGCCCTTCCACCCCTTCCTGCTTCAAAACACTCCTGGAAGCTGAAGGGCATGGTGGCAGTGATTCGACACGCAGATCGGACCCCGAAGCAAAAATTCAAGTTCACTTTTCATAGCCAACCTTTTGTGGATTTGTTGAAAGGGCACCAGAATGAAGTAGTGATCAAGGGGGAAGCTGCATTGTCCAGTGTATCTGATGCCGTCAAGCTGGCTATGGAGAAGGGCCTAGAAGATATGGAGAAGCTGAAGTTGCTCCGCACATCTTTGGAGAAAAAGGGCGGTTGGCCTGGTACCAAAGTACAGATCAAGCCAATGTTCCGGAAACGAAAGCCAGAAGAAATGGGAGAACAGGGCCCACTGAAATCTTCAACTCCATTGCCCGAGGCCAAGCCCTCTGAAGAGCCCCCTGCACCTGCATCTATGCCTACTGAGGGAGAGGGACTCATGGCAGAGGACGAAGACTTGCGTAGATCACAGACACGGAGTGATTCCATCTCCGACGCGACTTTTTCTCGGTTCTCTGCCGCCGAGAATGACTTGATCCTGGACAAGCTACAGCTTGTAATCAAGTGGGGTGGTGAGCCCACACACGCCGCGCGTTATCAATCGCAGGATCTTGGACTCAATATGCGGGATGACCTCAAGCTGATGAATAAGGAGGCGTTGAATAACGTTCGCGTATTTACCAGCTCGGAACGTAGAGTGAGCACCAGTG CACAAATATGGGCATGCTCATTTTTGGACCAGAAAGATATCCCTGAAGACTTGATCAAAGTGCGGAAAGATTTGCTTGACGATTCAAATGCCGCCAAGGATGTTATGGATCAGGTCAAGAAAAAGCTGAAGTTGCTTTTGCGAGAAGGCTCTGCACCCTCACAATTTGCTTGGCCCAAGGACAAAAATATCCCAGAACCTTCGGTCGTCCTTGCTAGAGTAGTTGAACTGATGAAGTTCCACCGGGCCGTCATGCGAGACAACTTTGAGAAACTCGACAACGCACCGCACGTCTTCCAGGCTCAATCCAATGACTCTGAAGCCCCGAGCCAATTAGCCTCCATGAATCCCCCTGACATATCAAGCATACAGGGCCGTTGGTGCGCGGGTGAAGACCCTCGACTCTTCAAGGAGCGGTGGGAAAAACTCTTTGCAGAGTTCTGTGACACTGAGAAGGTGGATCCGAGCAAGCTTTCAGAGCTATACGACAGTATGAAATTCGATGCACTCCATAATAGACAGTTTTTGGAATGGGTCTTCATGCCTCAAGGTAGTCCACGTGACCAAGACGAAGAACAGAAAAGCAATAGCGCACAAAAGGCAGACGCGAGTGCGGAGGGGAAACTTGGACAGGATGCCGGGAACGACAAATCTGAAGAGCGCATCGAAACTCAGACGTTTGCCCATCGCTTTGGGTTGAAAAAACGTATCCTTACTCTCGAGTCACTGCCACACCTTCGGGCACTAGATGATTCATACGATCATTACTTCAAGCTTTTCCCTGGCTCCCAATCCTCCAAGTGCAAGATGGATGAGCGTCTCAAGAAGCTCCGGGAACTGTACAAGCTAGCTAAGGTTTTGTTCGATTACGTGACGCCTCAGGAATACGGAATCACCGACAGCGAAAAACTCGAGATTGGCCTTCTAACGTCTCTCCCCCTTCTTCAAGAAATCGTTCGAGATCTAGAAGAAGTGCAGGCTTCGGATGATGCCAGGTCCTTCTTCTACTTCACCAAGGAATCTCACATATATACCCTTTTAAACTGTATCTTGGAAGGAGGAATTCAAACTAAGATTGCCAGGAGTGCCATCCCAGAACTTGATTACCTCTCTCAGATTTGCTTTGAGCTATACGAAGCTCGCGACAGCGAATCGGACTCCTACTCTTACTCCATTCGGATCTCAGTTAGCCCTGGTTGTCACGCCTTCGACCCGCTTGACGTGCAGCTTGATTCCAGGCACTCTATCGGCTGCACCCCACGCCGAAGCCTGACAGCCCATCAGGACTGGAAGGAGGTGATTGAAACTTTGAAGGCGAAATTCAACAC TGTGCAATTACCCAAGACCTTCATCGCGGTAAACCTCAGTGACAAGCATAGCTCTCATTCTGAGAATTCACCTTCCCCCCCCTCGTGA
- a CDS encoding SnoRNA binding protein, putative has protein sequence MPSADNFDLPLAKRQKRVSQVKAGTRGSKIFAPFRTLGLVSPTPVPFTSVRLGKSTFQITTSVGHSLQTYDLRRGLNLIFLSRPQTPEIITATCAWQDKVFAAWGHLRSQSAGGVWVFKRGKRVAVLEGPTDLKGPIERLVVFGSWVVGCWVGGLEVWKTGTYEHYASLRPQSARGSSGEKIYTGIMCNMPTYLNKIFVGRSDGAVDIWNLRSGKLIHTLPSLSADSGPVTAIHPTPALSLVAIAYKGGALAIQNVSSGQLVLSLKNASSRGLPVTSITFRGDGLGAGHDGRSSGVMATASSGSGDITLWDLNNGGRIAGILRGAHRMSSGEKPMGANRVEFLDGQPVLVSSGDDNSLKTWIFDETPFSPIPRPLHRRNGHSAAVSALDFLPTSSDGSESGGKWLLSASKDCSLWGLSLRKDSQHTEISQGSLERKAKKQGPSNISNTEDLKAPEVTCIACSLNRDGGMGVTTSGPIWSNPKVTNADASNATGWESVVTGHRGDKFARTWFWGKKKAGRWAFATSDGTEVKSVAVSQCGTFAVIGSAGGSIDMFNMQSGLHRQSFPARPPAGRATKSNAQTLIAAASKHTKAVTGLMIDSLNRTVVSCGLDGKVKFWDLLSGKFIDELDWHPMAAITGLRYNKASELVAFSCDDLSIRVIDLETRKLVREFWGCVGQVNDFIFSNDGRWIVAASMDSVVRVWDMPTGHLIDIFRVSSTCVALAMSSTGEFLATAHAGSIGISLWSNRSLFMPVSTKNLDENVIENVGLPATSGEGGAGLIEAAFVNTTEQDEAEGPVLATEQLQHDMMTLSLVPKSRWQSLLHLDTIRERNRPTEAPKAPEKAPFFLPSLLGSSGPEIVSEIPGTEDTDAGSVAKIAEAERLRIAKLQTGGNASGPQSIFTRSLASGHDSSDFSSFIDHLKTLSPAKADLEIRSLDPRLRDGHSELSDFVIALTARLQSKRDFELVHAWMAVFLKIHADTVSLSSTQDEPQYRLLQEALAIWSAEQQREGKRLAELVGYCRGVVGFLRSAR, from the exons ATGCCTTCAGCCGATAATTTCGATCTGCCTCTCGCGAAGAGGCAGAAACGAGTATCGCAGGTTAAGGCTGGAACACGTGGTTCTAAAATCTTTGCTCCTTTCCGT ACACTAGGACTAGTGTCGCCAACACCCGTTCCCTTCACATCGGTGCGCCTAGGTAAATCGACCTTTCAAATCACGACTTCAGTGGGGCATTCACTGCAGACTTATGATTTGCGCCGAGGCTTGAATCTCATCTTTCTGAGTCGACCACAAACACCGGAGATCATTACCGCAACATGTGCGTGGCAGGATAAGGTTTTCGCAGCTTGGGGCCATCTTCGGTCGCAGTCCGCCGGAGGCGTCTGGGTTTTCAAGCGTGGCAAACGAGTTGCAGTCCTCGAGGGCCCCACAGACTTGAAGGGACCCATTGAGCGCTTGGTAGTGTTTGGTTCGTGGGTGGTTGGTTGCTGGGTCGGTGGCCTCGAGGTTTGGAAAACGGGCACATACGAGCACTATGCCAGTCTGCGGCCGCAATCTGCTCGGGGTTCCTCTGGAGAGAAGATCTACACCGGGATAATGTGCAACATGCCGACTTATCTGAACAAGATATTCGTGGGCCGATCGGACGGAGCGGTTGACATCTGGAACCTCCGCAGTGGGAAGCTTATTCACACATTGCCCTCTCTGTCGGCAGATTCTGGGCCTGTAACTGCGATTCACCCCACACCTGCTTTATCACTTGTTGCCATTGCCTACAAGGGCGGTGCGTTGGCTATTCAGAACGTGAGCTCAGGTCAGCTGGTGTTGTCTCTCAAGAACGCATCGTCCCGAGGTCTGCCGGTAACATCGATTACTTTCCGTGGCGACGGATTGGGTGCTGGCCACGATGGTCGCAGCTCAGGTGTCATGGCCACTGCGTCAAGTGGTAGCGGCGACATCACGCTTTGGGACTTGAACAATGGAGGTCGAATTGCAGGTATCCTTCGCGGAGCCCACCGAATGTCAAGTGGCGAAAAGCCCATGGGCGCTAATCGTGTTGAGTTCTTGGATGGACAGCCCGTGCTCGTGTCATCGGGCGATGACAATTCTTTGAAGACTTGGATCTTCGACGAAACGCCATTTTCGCCCATTCCCAGACCTCTCCACAGAAGAAACGGACACTCTGCTGCCGTCAGCGCTCTCGATTTCCTGCCGACGTCTTCAGATGGGTCCGAGTCTGGCGGCAAGTGGCTTCTTAGTGCAAGCAAGGATTGCAGTCTCTGGGGACTTAGTCTGCGCAAAGACAGCCAGCATACCGAGATATCGCAGGGTAGCTTGGAACGCAAGGCTAAGAAGCAAGGGCCATCAAACATCTCAAACACAGAGGATCTCAAAGCTCCCGAAGTCACATGCATTGCCTGCAGCCTCAACCGTGATGGCGGAATGGGAGTCACCACCTCCGGTCCAATCTGGTCGAACCCGAAGGTTACAAATGCCGATGCTTCCAACGCAACCGGCTGGGAAAGCGTCGTTACTGGTCATCGGGGCGACAAGTTCGCACGTACTTGGTTCTGGGGCAAAAAGAAAGCTGGTCGATGGGCGTTTGCAACTAGTGATGGAACAGAGGTCAAG AGTGTGGCGGTTTCACAATGTGGTACTTTCGCTGTCATTGGATCAGCTGGAGGTTCTATCGACATGTTCAACATGCAGTCAGGTCTGCACCGACAAAGTTTCCCAGCTCGCCCCCCAGCTGGCCGTGCCACTAAATCCAACGCTCAGACCTTGATCGCCGCGGCTTCTAAACACACCAAAGCTGTGACTGGCTTGATGATTGACAGCTTGAACCGTACTGTTGTCAGCTGTGGTCTGGACGGCAAAGTCAAG TTTTGGGATCTTCTCTCTGGAAAATTCATTGATGAACTAGACTGGCATCCCATGGCTGCCATTACTGGACTTCGCTATAACAAGGCGAGCGAATTAGTCGCCTTCAGCTGTGACGACCTCTCGATCCGTGTGATTGACCTCGAGACCAGAAAGCTCGTTCGTGAGTTCTGGGGTTGTGTGGGTCAAGTCAACGACTTCATCTTCTCAAATGATGGACGATGGATCGTTGCTGCCTCCATGGACTCGGTGGTGCGCGTATGGGATATGCCCACCGGGCATCTGATTGACATTTTCCGGGTCTCAAGCACATGTGTCGCTCTGGCCATGTCTTCGACTGGTGAATTCCTTGCCACCGCACACGCTGGTAGTATCGGCATCAGCCTTTGGAGCAACCGAAGCCTTTTCATGCCTGTGTCAACCAAGAATCTGGACGAAAACGTTATTGAAAACGTTGGGCTCCCTGCAACATCAGGAGAAGGCGGTGCTGGTCTGATTGAAGCCGCCTTTGTGAATACTACAGAGCAAGATGAGGCAGAGGGTCCAGTACTGGCAACAGAACAACTACAACACGACATGATGACTCTGAGTCTTGTCCCCAAAAGCAGATGGCAGTCATTGCTTCACTTGGATACTATCCGG GAACGTAATCGCCCTACGGAAGCCCCAAAGGCACCTGAAAAGGCTCCGTTCTTCCTTCCCTCTCTCCTCGGTTCCAGTGGGCCCGAGATCGTCAGTGAAATTCCCGGCACCGAGGATACCGATGCGGGATCGGTGGCCAAGATCGCCGAAGCTGAAAGATTGCGGATTGCTAAGTTGCAAACCGGTGGAAACGCCAGTGGTCCTCAATCCATTTTCACTCGATCATTGGCATCCGGCCATGATTCCAGTGACTTCAGCTCATTTATCGACCACCTCAAGACCTTATCTCCGGCCAAAGCAGATCTCGAGATTCGTTCACTGGATCCTCGACTACGTGATGGACACTCTGAGTTGTCCGATTTCGTTATTGCCCTGACTGCTCGCCTGCAGTCCAAGAGAGACTTTGAGCTTGTCCATGCGT